One window from the genome of Acidihalobacter ferrooxydans encodes:
- a CDS encoding phospholipase D-like domain-containing protein yields the protein MALQYPLRPANRFRLLADGDRFIPEMLAAIAGAQHYVFIETYLCESGQLMGRIIDALETACRRAVSVCMMLDDFGALHLHQSDRERLLHAGVHLHFYNPLRFGPLHRNLHRNHRKLLTVDGRLAFTGGAGLTDDFDPQARPQDWWHDIVVAVEGPCVNDLQHSFVRIWRRSGGDATQLPRLIPALPHEPGGSARLLLHESGRREILGELFERIRHARQRVLIHVAYFVPPHALLVALRRAARRGVAVHLILPGTKTDHGSARFAGRRHYGRLLRAGVRIHEYTPRFTHTKLTICDDWVCLGSANLDHWTLRWNLEANLGIEDTDCLDAALRTFRDDLSQTDEIILRKWRERSRWERLRERFWGEVSVWLARRSYRLGLRDPRRYPAFQRRS from the coding sequence ATGGCTTTACAGTATCCTCTGCGCCCCGCCAATCGCTTTCGTCTGCTGGCCGACGGCGATCGTTTCATCCCGGAAATGCTGGCCGCCATCGCAGGCGCGCAGCATTACGTGTTCATCGAAACCTATCTGTGCGAATCCGGGCAACTGATGGGGCGCATCATCGATGCGCTGGAAACGGCCTGCCGCCGCGCGGTCAGCGTCTGCATGATGCTCGACGATTTCGGGGCGCTGCATTTGCATCAGTCGGACCGGGAACGCCTGCTGCATGCCGGCGTTCACCTGCATTTTTACAATCCGCTGCGCTTCGGCCCGCTGCATCGCAACCTGCATCGCAACCACCGCAAACTGCTGACCGTCGACGGCAGGCTCGCCTTCACCGGCGGCGCCGGGCTGACCGACGACTTCGACCCGCAGGCCAGACCGCAAGACTGGTGGCACGACATCGTGGTCGCCGTCGAAGGCCCCTGCGTGAACGATCTGCAACACAGTTTTGTCCGTATCTGGCGTCGCAGCGGTGGCGACGCGACACAACTGCCGCGACTGATTCCGGCACTTCCGCACGAACCGGGAGGCAGCGCGCGGCTTCTGCTACACGAATCCGGACGACGCGAGATTCTCGGCGAGTTGTTCGAGCGCATCCGCCACGCCCGCCAGCGCGTATTGATCCACGTCGCCTATTTCGTCCCGCCGCATGCGCTGCTCGTCGCGTTACGCCGCGCGGCACGGCGCGGCGTCGCCGTCCATTTGATTCTGCCCGGCACCAAGACCGACCATGGCTCGGCCCGTTTCGCCGGCCGCCGTCATTACGGGCGCCTGCTGCGCGCCGGCGTGCGCATCCACGAATACACCCCGCGCTTCACACACACCAAACTGACGATCTGCGACGATTGGGTCTGCCTCGGCTCGGCCAACCTCGATCACTGGACGCTGCGCTGGAACCTGGAAGCGAACCTGGGCATTGAGGACACCGATTGCCTGGACGCCGCACTACGGACTTTTCGCGACGATCTGTCGCAGACCGATGAAATCATCCTGCGAAAATGGCGCGAGCGCAGCCGCTGGGAGCGTCTGCGCGAAAGATTCTGGGGCGAAGTCAGCGTCTGGCTGGCTCGCCGCAGTTATCGGCTGGGGTTGCGTGATCCGCGGCGTTATCCGGCATTTCAGCGTCGCAGCTGA